CTGCTGGGGCTGGAGGACGTGATCTCAATGTCCGTGGTCGACCCGGTCCGCGACGAGCGGGGGTGGGCGTTCCGCGAGGGGCCCGGCCACGGCCCCGACCCGGTGTGCGGCTTCCAGTTCCTGTCCGAGGCGTACCTGCGCACCGACCCGGGCTACACCGGCCGCTACACCGTGCCGTGCATCTGGGACCGCGTCGCCGGGCGGCTGGTGACCAACAACTACCCCGACATCACCATCGACTTCGAGACGCAGTTCACCGCCTTCCACCGCCCCGGCGCGCCCGACCTGTACCCCGCGCACCTCCGCGCCGAGATCGACGCCGTCAACGATGCGGTCTACGACGACGTCAACAACGGCGTCTACAGGGCCGGCTTCGCCACCTCGCAGGAGGCGTACGAGCGGGCGGTGGACGCGCTCTTCGCGCGGCTCGACTGGCTGGAGGAGCGGCTCGCGGACCGGCGCTACCTGGTCGGCGGCCAGCTCACCGAGGCGGACGTGCGGCTCTTCACCACGCTCGCGCGCTTCGACGCCGTGTACGTGGGCCACTTCAAGTGCAACCTGCGGCGGCTGGTCGACTACCCGAGCCTGTGGGGCTACGCGCGCGACCTCTACCAGCGCCCGGAGTTCGGCGAGACGGTGGACTTCGACCACATCAAGCGGCACTACTACATGACGCACGAGCGCCTGAACCCCTCGCGCATCGTGCCCAAGGGCCCCCTGGTGGACTGGACGGCGCCGCACGGCCGCGAGCGGCTCTCCTGATGGCCGCCGGGGAGGGCGTCGTCGTCCGCGACGCGCGCGACGACGAGCGCGACGCGGTGCGCGAGCTGACGCTGCGGGCGTACGCGGAGTACGCGGGCGTGATGGAGCCGTCCGCGTGGGCCGGGCTCGAGCGGTCGGTGCGGAGCGCGCTCGACTCGGAGGCGGGGGCGGAGCGGATCGTCGCGGAGCACCGGGGGGCGCTGGTGGGGAGCGTGATGCTCTTTCCGCCGGCGGCGGCCACCTACGGCGGCGGCGCGAAGCCG
The genomic region above belongs to Longimicrobium sp. and contains:
- a CDS encoding glutathione S-transferase family protein, whose protein sequence is MSVTGQFPAETSAKGEFVRQKYSIRGRITADGSSGFPAEPGRYHLYVSLACPWAHRAIIVRRLLGLEDVISMSVVDPVRDERGWAFREGPGHGPDPVCGFQFLSEAYLRTDPGYTGRYTVPCIWDRVAGRLVTNNYPDITIDFETQFTAFHRPGAPDLYPAHLRAEIDAVNDAVYDDVNNGVYRAGFATSQEAYERAVDALFARLDWLEERLADRRYLVGGQLTEADVRLFTTLARFDAVYVGHFKCNLRRLVDYPSLWGYARDLYQRPEFGETVDFDHIKRHYYMTHERLNPSRIVPKGPLVDWTAPHGRERLS